In one Armatimonadota bacterium genomic region, the following are encoded:
- a CDS encoding polysaccharide deacetylase family protein — MARTRGIVSLTYDGTQLCHVETALPDLQRAGLTATFYAEPATLLDHYPTWKQAQAAGHEIGNGSLIGAALPDGSLPAWTTEMILDDLSEADDLLDELFPMQGEDSIALPFGNPQCADRADYVPELQSRYSVIRLGETGVNAAALSSANSLKVIDPSDLNGNQLAQIARQTVQNPTWIVFGFDGIGSGRRSIDHAAHVQLLDFLAQNADLVEILPVIRAAQMLNRQGQTAKLV, encoded by the coding sequence ATGGCACGCACAAGGGGGATCGTTTCACTCACATACGATGGCACCCAGCTGTGCCATGTCGAAACGGCATTGCCCGACTTGCAACGGGCCGGGTTGACGGCAACCTTTTACGCCGAACCAGCGACCTTGCTGGACCACTATCCCACCTGGAAGCAGGCTCAAGCCGCCGGGCACGAGATCGGCAACGGGTCTTTGATCGGAGCCGCCCTCCCAGACGGATCTCTCCCCGCTTGGACGACCGAAATGATCCTCGACGACCTCAGCGAGGCCGACGACCTGTTGGATGAGTTGTTCCCCATGCAAGGCGAGGACTCCATCGCGTTGCCATTCGGGAACCCGCAATGCGCCGACCGGGCCGACTACGTCCCGGAACTCCAAAGCCGCTACAGCGTGATCCGCCTGGGTGAGACGGGAGTCAATGCGGCCGCCTTGTCATCGGCCAACTCGCTCAAAGTCATCGACCCGAGCGACCTCAATGGGAACCAGCTTGCCCAGATTGCGCGCCAGACCGTTCAAAACCCGACCTGGATCGTCTTCGGTTTCGACGGCATTGGGAGCGGCCGCCGGTCAATTGACCACGCCGCCCACGTCCAACTCCTTGACTTTTTGGCCCAGAACGCCGACCTCGTGGAAATCCTGCCCGTCATCCGCGCGGCGCAGATGCTGAACCGCCAGGGCCAAACCGCCAAGCTCGTCTGA
- the queC gene encoding 7-cyano-7-deazaguanine synthase QueC, with product MALVPWPCVSVKNAVVLLSGGLDSATCLAIARHDGFDAYCLTIQYGQRHAVELDAAGRVAAAIGAREHTTLSVDLRAFGGSALTDDIDVPKDSLGDGIPVTYVPARNTVMLSLALAYAETRGAEDIYIGVNAIDYSGYPDCRPEFVAAFQDLARVATKAGSEGSQITIHAPLIHLSKPDIIRRGLELGVDYGLTHSCYDPQGGRACGHCDSCLIRQSAFAELGMADPAQ from the coding sequence ATGGCCCTGGTACCTTGGCCCTGCGTGAGTGTCAAAAACGCGGTCGTTCTGTTGAGCGGTGGGCTCGATTCCGCCACATGCCTGGCCATCGCCCGCCATGACGGGTTTGATGCCTATTGCCTGACAATCCAATATGGGCAACGGCATGCGGTGGAACTCGACGCCGCCGGGCGGGTTGCCGCCGCGATTGGTGCCCGGGAGCACACCACACTCTCTGTCGATTTGCGGGCCTTTGGGGGCAGTGCCCTCACCGACGACATTGACGTGCCCAAAGACAGCCTCGGTGACGGGATCCCCGTCACCTACGTCCCGGCCCGGAATACGGTCATGCTCAGCCTCGCCTTAGCTTATGCCGAAACCCGCGGAGCCGAAGACATCTACATCGGGGTCAACGCAATCGATTACAGCGGCTACCCCGATTGCCGTCCCGAGTTCGTTGCCGCTTTCCAGGATTTGGCGCGGGTGGCGACCAAGGCCGGGTCGGAAGGTAGCCAGATCACCATCCATGCCCCCCTGATCCACCTTTCAAAGCCCGACATCATCCGCCGGGGTTTGGAACTCGGCGTGGACTACGGGCTCACCCATTCTTGCTACGACCCGCAAGGTGGCCGCGCCTGCGGACACTGCGACAGTTGCCTGATTCGGCAAAGCGCGTTTGCCGAATTGGGCATGGCGGATCCGGCCCAATGA
- a CDS encoding holo-ACP synthase yields the protein MIQAIGTDIVSIDRVAKAMQNPRFVQRILTERERGRALTAQYVAGRWAAKEAVKKCLPQVASWQHVEIVAEPGQPVSATLLIPMPNPAGHRIHLTISHEKDFAVAVAILETP from the coding sequence GTGATCCAAGCAATTGGCACCGACATCGTCAGCATCGACCGGGTGGCCAAAGCCATGCAAAATCCCCGGTTCGTCCAGCGGATTTTGACCGAGCGGGAACGGGGGCGGGCCTTGACCGCCCAATACGTTGCCGGAAGGTGGGCGGCAAAGGAAGCGGTCAAAAAGTGCCTGCCGCAAGTGGCATCATGGCAACACGTCGAAATCGTCGCCGAACCCGGGCAGCCGGTTTCGGCGACTCTGCTCATCCCTATGCCCAACCCCGCGGGGCACCGCATCCACCTGACCATCAGCCACGAAAAGGACTTCGCGGTCGCCGTCGCCATCCTTGAAACACCCTAG
- the pstC gene encoding phosphate ABC transporter permease subunit PstC, with amino-acid sequence MATVGINPAKARSFQVGNAKSRMRTATEKAVRILCLVCALVCIVATAGIFAILFAESVPFFQSVPLWSFLTGDKWQMMGSEKQFGILPLLCGTLLITIGSGLVSIPLGLGVGIYLSEYAPEKLRRILKPVLELLAGVPSVVFGYFALTLVTPALRGSVDWLHQTLPTLNPMLPDFRPANAAAGAIVVGFMTLPLVSSLCEDAITAVPKALREAAFGLGCTKSEVIRKVVLPSAVSGIVASFILALSRAVGETMAVTIAAGARPQLTLNPGDEVMTMTAQIVNISKGDVSRGDIQYQSIFAIGLLLFIITFALNILAYQFVRHKSRAQ; translated from the coding sequence ATGGCAACCGTTGGAATCAATCCCGCAAAGGCGCGGAGTTTCCAAGTCGGGAATGCCAAGAGCCGGATGCGCACAGCCACTGAAAAGGCCGTGCGCATCCTTTGCCTCGTCTGCGCGCTTGTCTGCATAGTCGCCACCGCCGGGATCTTCGCGATCTTGTTTGCCGAATCCGTCCCGTTCTTCCAGAGCGTCCCGCTTTGGTCGTTTTTGACCGGCGACAAATGGCAGATGATGGGGTCCGAGAAGCAGTTCGGCATTTTGCCCCTGCTCTGCGGCACCCTTTTGATCACCATCGGGTCGGGGCTCGTCTCGATCCCGCTCGGGCTCGGGGTCGGGATCTATCTCAGCGAATACGCGCCGGAAAAGCTCCGACGGATCCTCAAGCCGGTGCTGGAACTCCTAGCCGGCGTGCCTTCGGTCGTCTTTGGCTACTTTGCATTGACCCTTGTCACACCCGCCCTCCGGGGATCTGTTGATTGGTTGCACCAAACGTTGCCCACCCTCAACCCGATGCTTCCCGATTTTCGGCCCGCCAATGCGGCTGCCGGCGCCATCGTTGTGGGGTTCATGACGTTGCCGCTCGTCAGCAGCCTGTGTGAGGACGCCATCACCGCCGTCCCCAAAGCACTGCGGGAGGCCGCGTTCGGACTGGGGTGCACCAAAAGCGAAGTCATCCGAAAAGTCGTGCTGCCCTCGGCCGTTAGCGGAATCGTGGCCAGTTTCATCCTCGCCCTTTCGCGGGCGGTCGGGGAGACCATGGCCGTTACCATTGCCGCCGGTGCCAGACCCCAGCTCACACTCAACCCCGGCGATGAGGTGATGACCATGACGGCCCAGATCGTCAACATCAGCAAAGGGGATGTCTCCCGTGGGGATATCCAATACCAGTCGATTTTTGCCATTGGCCTTCTGCTCTTCATCATCACTTTTGCCCTCAACATCCTGGCGTATCAGTTCGTCCGCCACAAATCGAGGGCGCAATGA
- a CDS encoding PstS family phosphate ABC transporter substrate-binding protein, giving the protein MKLVKIAGLTGTTLLLAGLIAAFAGCAPETKGGESSSTATTGSTAQSGGESKADYSGQELSIDGSGTVFPIAAAATELFNSTMGQAKITVGKSGTGSGMKMFVKGEIGIADASRPIKADEIAELEKAKIEFIEMPVALDGLCIIVNKENTWLKSITIEQLHKIWDKDSKVKMWSEVDPSWPKEEIKLYGPTDAHGTYEYFNEVVNGKKDNVRPDYSQQSEYDPLIAGVAGDKNSLGYVGFAYYDGNKDKVRAVPVDGGKGPVEPSEASISDGTYSPFGRPLFMYVNKAKMGESKLLADFVAFMLGEHGSEAVKAGDYLPLPADIAAMVKTRVEAGTTGSIFSAAAPGSSVADILKNAK; this is encoded by the coding sequence ATGAAATTGGTCAAAATCGCCGGCTTGACCGGTACAACACTTTTGCTCGCCGGGCTGATTGCGGCATTCGCCGGATGCGCCCCCGAAACCAAAGGAGGGGAATCGTCCAGCACCGCGACGACCGGATCGACCGCTCAATCCGGCGGCGAATCCAAGGCCGACTATTCGGGCCAAGAACTCAGCATCGACGGTTCGGGCACCGTATTCCCGATCGCCGCCGCCGCAACCGAGCTGTTCAATTCCACCATGGGCCAGGCCAAAATCACGGTCGGCAAATCCGGCACCGGCTCGGGCATGAAAATGTTCGTCAAGGGCGAAATTGGCATCGCCGATGCCAGCCGCCCGATCAAAGCCGACGAAATCGCCGAACTCGAAAAGGCCAAGATCGAATTCATCGAAATGCCCGTTGCTCTCGATGGCCTCTGCATCATCGTCAACAAAGAAAACACTTGGCTCAAGTCCATCACCATCGAGCAACTCCACAAAATCTGGGACAAGGATTCCAAAGTCAAGATGTGGAGCGAAGTGGATCCCTCCTGGCCAAAAGAAGAAATCAAACTTTACGGGCCGACCGACGCCCACGGCACATATGAATACTTTAACGAAGTTGTGAACGGCAAAAAGGACAACGTCCGCCCCGATTATTCGCAGCAATCCGAATATGACCCGCTGATCGCCGGTGTGGCTGGCGATAAGAATTCGCTTGGGTATGTTGGGTTCGCCTATTACGACGGCAACAAGGACAAAGTCCGCGCCGTGCCGGTCGATGGCGGCAAGGGCCCTGTCGAACCGAGCGAAGCCTCCATCTCCGACGGAACCTATTCGCCGTTTGGTCGGCCGCTGTTTATGTACGTCAACAAAGCCAAAATGGGTGAATCTAAATTGCTCGCCGACTTTGTGGCCTTCATGCTCGGCGAACACGGATCCGAAGCCGTCAAAGCCGGCGATTACCTGCCGCTCCCGGCCGATATCGCCGCTATGGTCAAAACCCGCGTCGAGGCGGGCACTACCGGCAGCATCTTTTCCGCGGCGGCACCGGGTTCCTCGGTTGCCGACATCTTGAAAAACGCGAAATAG
- a CDS encoding ABC transporter permease subunit, with amino-acid sequence MSLFGKVGRRRPRAVFAMALVYLVLVLGALTTLYPFATMVTTGFKGTTDQDDNKLVPGYWSDDAELLKKYIDDKYAGNANLIASTKNTSPADTAELATYQKFLMQLPPDAWVAGFSTPSANVTSRLNRVWQDWLRTRYHTVEKVNDAYTEFNGAFQQITPPPERLEDPAWNPKNDQKWRDWLEFKSTLPAEFRIPVTGNRLYQEFLRVKYKNQIGDVPKTVAFNGKPDFSNAGLSPNWKDALPPDESEFYSKGLPKVFANGVTLERQWAAFAGLGTQKEGSPTLTLPIAAFDSAYLHAHQSEIRREFTWRNYAYVLDYVLINGRAVANTVIFCLLTILVQLTVNPIAAYALSRYPMKATGKILIFLLATLAFPAEVALIPSFLLLKDLHLLNTFAALVLPAAASGYMVFLLKGFFDSLPADVFESAQIDGAPEWKMMLRIAFPLSKPVFGYLALLAFMGAYGAFIYAFLVAQDRNIWTLMVFIYQLQLVAPKSMVMAAVTLAALPTLVVFLLAQNVIMRGIVLPGER; translated from the coding sequence CGGCAAGGTGGGCCGGCGGCGCCCCCGCGCCGTGTTCGCCATGGCGTTGGTCTACCTGGTGCTGGTTCTGGGGGCCCTCACAACCCTCTACCCGTTTGCCACCATGGTCACCACCGGGTTCAAAGGGACAACCGACCAAGACGACAACAAGCTGGTCCCCGGCTATTGGTCCGACGATGCCGAATTGCTGAAAAAGTACATCGATGACAAATATGCCGGCAATGCGAACCTGATCGCCAGCACCAAAAACACGTCCCCTGCCGACACCGCGGAATTGGCAACCTACCAAAAGTTTTTGATGCAACTGCCGCCCGATGCCTGGGTGGCCGGGTTCAGCACTCCCAGCGCCAATGTCACCAGCCGCCTCAACCGCGTGTGGCAGGATTGGCTCCGCACCCGCTACCACACCGTCGAAAAGGTCAACGACGCCTACACCGAATTCAATGGGGCATTCCAGCAAATCACCCCGCCCCCCGAGCGGTTGGAAGACCCGGCTTGGAACCCCAAAAACGACCAAAAATGGCGCGACTGGCTGGAATTCAAGTCCACCCTGCCGGCCGAATTCCGGATCCCAGTCACCGGCAACCGCCTTTACCAAGAGTTCCTGCGGGTCAAATATAAGAACCAAATCGGCGACGTCCCCAAAACCGTCGCGTTCAACGGGAAGCCTGATTTTTCCAATGCGGGGCTCTCGCCGAATTGGAAGGATGCTTTGCCCCCCGACGAATCGGAGTTCTATTCAAAGGGCCTTCCCAAGGTGTTTGCTAATGGGGTCACCTTGGAACGGCAGTGGGCGGCATTTGCCGGGCTCGGCACCCAAAAAGAAGGCTCGCCCACGCTGACATTGCCCATCGCTGCGTTCGATTCTGCCTACCTCCACGCCCACCAGTCAGAAATCCGCCGCGAATTCACGTGGCGCAATTACGCCTACGTCCTCGACTACGTGCTGATCAACGGGCGGGCCGTGGCCAATACGGTGATTTTCTGCTTGCTGACCATCCTGGTGCAGCTAACAGTGAACCCGATCGCGGCTTACGCCCTCAGCCGGTACCCGATGAAAGCCACTGGGAAGATCCTGATCTTCCTATTGGCGACTTTGGCCTTTCCGGCAGAAGTTGCCCTGATCCCGTCGTTCCTTTTGCTCAAAGACCTGCACCTGCTGAACACGTTTGCCGCGCTCGTGCTCCCGGCGGCGGCATCGGGGTACATGGTGTTTTTGCTCAAAGGGTTCTTTGATTCGCTTCCTGCCGACGTTTTTGAATCGGCCCAGATTGACGGGGCCCCCGAATGGAAGATGATGTTGCGCATCGCTTTCCCTCTGTCCAAACCGGTGTTCGGGTATCTCGCGCTCCTCGCCTTCATGGGGGCTTACGGGGCGTTCATCTACGCCTTTTTGGTGGCGCAGGATCGCAACATCTGGACCCTGATGGTTTTTATTTACCAACTGCAACTAGTCGCTCCCAAATCGATGGTCATGGCGGCGGTGACTTTGGCCGCGCTGCCAACCCTGGTGGTGTTCTTGCTCGCCCAGAACGTGATCATGCGGGGGATCGTGTTGCCTGGCGAGCGGTGA
- a CDS encoding (Fe-S)-binding protein translates to MEPTRTEFLFLDGPLPKAVFYTLTFLSLGIMAWQILGSARHWMRGSKIDWRPNYLAGVAKYVLAQRKVMGSRPKEGAPLHLFIFYGFLSLLLATTLLAISTYGPLVGLPHFHKGGYYLAYETIFDALGLLYVAGIVWALRRRYRDSRELGQPIPDPATGKLSRAANPATTTWQDFAVLYLLLALGISGYLLEAARISANPQPWDGASFVGYGLAQILPKLTPTGYQVIWWQHMVWVWLFFATLPQMRLKHIVVATLAAAGTAERPMGRLPETSPAKLETGEPIGAAAATDLSRWHLLTLDACMSCGRCTEVCPAHNVGKSLNPKQVVQDSHRALRTGIPLADAISEDALWACTTCNACVEACPVLIRHVDIIVESRRHLVEAGRLTGSAVLPLKQAAGTGSAWGQNPAEREQWMAGLGIPLAREGTPFDILFWVGCAGATDPAAIRTTRAFAQLMQKAGVAFACLGQEESCTGDPMRRIGDEAAFLHQQGINAQAFQKYGVRRVVTACPHCLNTLKNEYEQRGERPLEVLHHTELLSQLVTEGRLKSANPAQGQVTYHDPCYLARVNNVSDAPRSLVGQKSDLDSDIPLLLREITTEQAHAQILAEPGNRGRKTLCCGAGGGRMWMEEEPSQRPSERRAGELLATGATTIAVGCPFCRIMLDAGIKQVTDEPINLVDLAELLHEANR, encoded by the coding sequence GTGGAACCCACCCGCACCGAATTCCTGTTCCTGGACGGCCCCCTGCCCAAGGCCGTTTTTTACACGCTGACCTTTTTGAGCCTCGGCATCATGGCTTGGCAAATTTTGGGCTCGGCGAGGCACTGGATGCGGGGCTCCAAAATCGATTGGCGCCCGAATTACCTGGCGGGGGTCGCCAAATACGTGCTTGCCCAAAGAAAAGTGATGGGGTCCCGCCCCAAAGAAGGCGCCCCGCTGCACCTTTTCATCTTCTACGGGTTTTTGAGCCTGCTGCTGGCGACCACGCTCCTGGCAATCTCCACCTACGGGCCGCTTGTCGGCCTGCCCCATTTCCACAAAGGGGGCTACTACCTTGCCTACGAAACCATTTTTGACGCCTTGGGGCTGCTCTACGTGGCCGGCATCGTTTGGGCGTTGCGCCGGCGGTACCGTGATTCGCGCGAGCTGGGTCAACCGATTCCCGACCCCGCAACTGGGAAACTTAGCCGGGCGGCAAACCCAGCAACCACAACTTGGCAGGATTTTGCCGTCCTCTACCTCCTCTTGGCCTTGGGGATCAGCGGCTACCTGCTGGAGGCGGCCAGGATTTCGGCAAACCCCCAACCGTGGGACGGCGCGAGCTTCGTCGGATATGGCTTGGCGCAAATCCTCCCCAAACTCACACCGACTGGCTACCAGGTCATTTGGTGGCAGCACATGGTTTGGGTCTGGCTCTTTTTTGCGACCTTGCCCCAAATGAGGCTCAAGCACATCGTAGTCGCCACCCTTGCCGCCGCCGGGACCGCCGAACGCCCGATGGGGCGGCTTCCGGAAACCTCCCCCGCCAAACTGGAAACCGGCGAACCGATCGGCGCCGCGGCGGCCACGGACCTCTCTCGGTGGCACCTCCTGACCCTCGACGCCTGCATGTCTTGCGGCCGGTGCACCGAAGTCTGCCCGGCCCATAACGTGGGCAAATCCCTCAACCCCAAACAGGTCGTCCAAGATTCGCACCGGGCTTTACGCACCGGGATCCCCCTTGCCGACGCCATTTCAGAAGACGCGCTTTGGGCCTGCACCACCTGCAACGCCTGCGTCGAGGCCTGCCCCGTGCTCATCCGCCACGTGGACATCATCGTCGAATCCCGTCGCCACCTTGTCGAGGCCGGGCGGCTCACCGGATCGGCCGTTTTGCCGTTGAAGCAAGCCGCCGGAACGGGTTCAGCCTGGGGCCAGAATCCGGCAGAAAGGGAGCAATGGATGGCTGGCCTGGGCATACCCCTGGCGCGGGAGGGAACCCCCTTCGACATCCTTTTTTGGGTTGGGTGTGCCGGCGCGACCGACCCCGCCGCCATCCGCACGACCCGGGCGTTTGCCCAACTCATGCAAAAAGCGGGGGTGGCGTTCGCCTGCTTAGGGCAAGAAGAATCCTGCACCGGGGATCCCATGCGACGGATCGGGGACGAAGCCGCATTCCTGCACCAACAGGGGATCAATGCCCAAGCCTTTCAAAAGTATGGAGTTCGCCGTGTCGTCACGGCTTGCCCCCACTGCCTCAACACCCTAAAGAACGAATACGAGCAAAGGGGGGAAAGGCCGTTGGAGGTCTTGCACCACACTGAGCTCTTAAGTCAACTCGTCACGGAAGGCCGGCTCAAGTCGGCGAACCCGGCCCAAGGCCAGGTCACCTACCACGACCCGTGCTACCTGGCCCGCGTCAACAATGTCAGCGATGCCCCCCGCAGCCTTGTTGGGCAAAAGTCGGACTTAGATTCCGACATCCCACTTTTGCTCAGGGAAATCACGACCGAACAAGCCCATGCCCAAATCTTGGCCGAGCCTGGAAACCGCGGGCGCAAAACGCTGTGCTGCGGCGCCGGAGGGGGACGCATGTGGATGGAAGAGGAACCCAGCCAACGCCCGTCGGAGCGCCGGGCCGGAGAACTCCTGGCCACCGGGGCGACAACCATCGCCGTCGGATGCCCGTTCTGCCGCATCATGCTCGATGCCGGGATCAAGCAAGTCACCGACGAGCCCATCAACCTCGTCGACCTTGCCGAACTGCTCCACGAGGCAAACCGGTGA
- the serC gene encoding 3-phosphoserine/phosphohydroxythreonine transaminase, with the protein MPYNRVYNFSAGPGAIPVPVLEEARDNMLNWKGSGVGVMEMSHRGKHYGQIAAEADQYCRELMGVPDNYKVLFLQGGASLQFTMLAMNFLNGGSADYLRTGTWGAKAVDSAKLHGSVNLAHDAKGSNYDVAGYDLATYADDAAYTHFTMNETIQGVDFLGDPPADGKDWICDMSSCIASRPFDVSRYAMIYAGAQKNLGPSGVALVLIREDLLERVPDGLPPLLDYKVQVENEWMYNTPNTWGAYIMSLVFKHWIDFGGLEAVAGYNAEKAAHIYEAIDGSGGFFKGHAQPQNRSLMNISFTLPDESLTEKFLAESKAAGFYELKGHRSVGGCRASIYNAFPREGCVELGQFMKGFAQANG; encoded by the coding sequence TTGCCATACAACCGCGTTTACAATTTCTCGGCTGGGCCGGGGGCAATCCCGGTGCCGGTTTTGGAAGAAGCCCGCGACAACATGCTGAACTGGAAAGGGTCGGGGGTCGGGGTGATGGAGATGAGCCACCGGGGCAAGCACTATGGCCAGATCGCGGCCGAAGCCGACCAATATTGCCGCGAGTTGATGGGGGTTCCGGACAACTACAAGGTTCTTTTCTTGCAAGGCGGGGCCAGCCTGCAATTCACGATGTTGGCGATGAATTTCCTCAATGGCGGTTCGGCGGATTATCTGCGGACCGGCACCTGGGGGGCCAAAGCGGTTGATTCGGCCAAGCTCCATGGTTCGGTGAACTTGGCGCACGATGCAAAAGGGTCGAACTACGATGTTGCCGGTTACGACCTGGCGACGTATGCCGACGATGCCGCCTACACCCACTTCACAATGAACGAGACGATCCAGGGCGTCGATTTCTTGGGCGACCCGCCTGCCGACGGCAAGGATTGGATCTGCGACATGAGTTCGTGCATTGCGAGCCGGCCGTTCGATGTGTCCCGCTACGCCATGATTTATGCCGGTGCGCAGAAAAACTTGGGCCCAAGCGGGGTTGCCTTGGTCTTGATTCGGGAAGATCTCTTGGAGCGGGTTCCCGATGGATTGCCGCCGCTCCTGGATTACAAGGTCCAAGTGGAAAACGAGTGGATGTACAACACCCCCAACACGTGGGGTGCCTACATCATGAGCCTGGTGTTCAAGCATTGGATCGACTTTGGCGGGCTGGAAGCGGTGGCGGGTTACAACGCGGAAAAGGCGGCCCACATCTACGAGGCCATCGACGGGTCAGGCGGATTCTTCAAAGGTCATGCCCAACCGCAGAACCGGTCGCTGATGAACATTTCTTTCACGCTCCCGGATGAATCGCTGACCGAGAAATTCTTGGCCGAATCCAAAGCGGCCGGCTTTTATGAGTTGAAAGGGCACCGTTCAGTTGGGGGGTGCCGGGCAAGCATTTACAATGCCTTCCCTCGAGAAGGTTGCGTCGAGCTCGGCCAATTCATGAAAGGTTTTGCCCAAGCCAATGGCTGA
- a CDS encoding 7-carboxy-7-deazaguanine synthase QueE: MSKLRISEVFGSVQGEGGFIGVPTTFIRVSGCNLRCTWCDTPYASWEPEGPKVDVGDLVEQARQIGNTHVVLTGGEPMLFDPIEELAARLAQDGRKVTVETAGTVFRSLPGALMSISPKPAHSTPPPETPGGWAARHEAARFQPAVVARLMQAHPYQLKFVVKPEEEDSIAEVQSMLRDIAGCLEAEIPNEHVFLMPEGRDAATILRRMRRLVPHCQQTGFRLAPRLQIDLFGDTRGT; this comes from the coding sequence ATGAGCAAGCTCCGGATCTCCGAGGTTTTCGGCAGCGTTCAGGGTGAAGGCGGGTTCATTGGCGTCCCCACCACGTTTATCCGGGTCAGCGGTTGCAACTTGCGCTGCACCTGGTGCGACACGCCCTATGCCAGTTGGGAGCCTGAAGGACCAAAAGTCGATGTCGGCGACTTGGTCGAGCAGGCCCGGCAGATCGGCAACACGCATGTCGTCCTCACCGGGGGGGAGCCCATGCTCTTTGACCCCATCGAAGAACTGGCGGCCCGACTGGCCCAAGACGGCCGGAAGGTCACGGTCGAAACCGCCGGGACGGTCTTTCGGTCTTTGCCCGGGGCCCTGATGAGCATCAGCCCCAAACCCGCCCACTCCACGCCGCCACCCGAAACCCCCGGCGGGTGGGCCGCCCGCCACGAAGCGGCGCGATTCCAACCAGCGGTCGTTGCCCGATTGATGCAAGCCCACCCCTACCAGCTTAAATTCGTCGTCAAGCCGGAGGAAGAAGATTCGATCGCCGAAGTCCAGTCCATGCTCCGGGACATCGCGGGATGCTTGGAGGCGGAAATCCCCAATGAACATGTTTTCCTTATGCCCGAGGGCCGGGATGCGGCCACGATTTTGCGCCGCATGCGCCGACTCGTCCCCCACTGCCAGCAAACCGGTTTCCGACTCGCCCCCCGCCTGCAAATCGATTTGTTCGGCGACACGAGGGGCACTTGA
- a CDS encoding acyltransferase: protein MSQGHGGVIRPLAGFRAVAALWVVVVHIESLHPPGLPESALRFLRGYGVLPVVFFFILSGFILSLVYHHRAGGGVFDRDGVKKYGWARFGRIVPLYAASLVPGIAFHLVWTVQGGANPMPFTQSTAPGEWSLFRTDGWAFNALFRSNVPAWTLSAELLFYILFPFLLPRLMDWDRGQLRRGVVWSLALYGAIQVGLGFLQLLGHGWIKQVGFGVGHFGSPIFVPAFFAGMCLGTLVSRGWIWEWVASHSDWVYAGIVAWTVILAQVPNPTWPPSMVTAFLAPAFCLAIAAGVGGQGWVNSWLSCRAVQELGAASYAIYITHWPTKELMQFYFNPVGWPGITPGLAVLAAVLAVGFAGHELVEKPLHAWVRARTG from the coding sequence TTGAGCCAGGGCCACGGCGGGGTGATCCGGCCGCTTGCTGGATTCCGGGCGGTGGCGGCACTGTGGGTCGTGGTCGTTCACATCGAATCCCTCCATCCGCCGGGGCTCCCAGAATCGGCTCTGCGGTTCTTGCGCGGCTACGGCGTATTGCCGGTGGTGTTCTTTTTTATCTTGTCCGGCTTTATCCTCAGCCTGGTCTACCACCACCGGGCCGGGGGCGGGGTTTTTGACCGGGATGGGGTCAAGAAATACGGTTGGGCCCGTTTTGGGCGCATCGTCCCCCTTTATGCGGCAAGCCTGGTGCCCGGGATTGCTTTCCATCTCGTCTGGACGGTGCAGGGGGGCGCGAACCCGATGCCGTTCACCCAGAGCACAGCCCCGGGGGAATGGAGTTTATTCCGGACTGACGGTTGGGCCTTCAACGCGCTGTTCCGCAGCAATGTCCCCGCCTGGACCCTGTCGGCGGAATTGCTTTTCTATATTCTTTTCCCGTTTTTGCTCCCCCGTTTGATGGATTGGGATCGGGGGCAATTGCGGCGGGGCGTCGTTTGGTCGCTTGCCCTATATGGCGCTATCCAGGTTGGATTGGGGTTTTTGCAATTGTTGGGCCACGGGTGGATCAAGCAGGTGGGGTTCGGGGTCGGCCATTTCGGTTCTCCGATTTTTGTCCCGGCTTTCTTTGCCGGGATGTGTTTGGGGACCTTAGTTTCGCGGGGTTGGATCTGGGAATGGGTGGCCAGTCACTCCGACTGGGTTTATGCTGGCATCGTGGCCTGGACGGTGATTTTGGCGCAGGTGCCCAACCCGACTTGGCCGCCATCGATGGTAACGGCGTTTTTGGCTCCGGCGTTTTGCCTGGCGATCGCGGCCGGGGTCGGGGGTCAGGGCTGGGTGAATTCGTGGCTCAGTTGCCGAGCCGTCCAGGAACTGGGCGCGGCGAGCTACGCCATCTACATCACCCACTGGCCGACCAAGGAACTGATGCAGTTCTATTTCAACCCGGTTGGCTGGCCGGGGATCACGCCAGGGTTGGCGGTTCTCGCCGCAGTGTTGGCGGTGGGGTTTGCTGGGCACGAGTTGGTGGAAAAGCCCCTGCATGCTTGGGTCAGGGCGCGGACGGGATAA